From one Catenuloplanes nepalensis genomic stretch:
- a CDS encoding alpha-amylase family glycosyl hydrolase produces the protein MRSVSDIDFGRLTGRAFHPSPVAWEDEVLYFLMVDRFSNGRERDWRDNDGVAVAFGETPRLRPENHGNAMGTEAERAAWRHAGERFTGGTLRGLRGKLGYLRRLGITAVWVSPVLKQVPGVESYHGYGTQDFLDVDPHFGTPEDLRDLVTAAHGMGIRVILDVVLNHTGDVFDYAVPAPVCDSTTVYPVAGFRDTDGKPALPIGPLTDRDTGVWPAELQTLDAFTRQGRIQDWDRWPEYLRGDFQTLKDVSLLRPDGGPSPALVALTQAYQYWLAFADLDGFRVDTVKHMDPSAARYFASAIHEFAASIGKENFYLIAEITGPRSFAFQTLQAVGMDAALGIADVQDHLEWLVKGRRNPVDYFGLFRDALQDGKDSHAWYRNRVVTGYDDHDQVRKGASKARFAATEHGDRLAVAALALNAATLGIPCVYYGSEQLFDGAGGDDRYVREAMFGGAFGPFRSRGRHAFDEDHPVYRQLARILALRRRVPALRRGRQYLRPISGDGSSFGPPRIIGDGPMRSIVPWSRIFAGHEVLCAINTDPFTPRTAWVTLDRDLHPPGSELTCRFNTDEHLEGTVVSAEPRNGSAIPVTVPAGGFVAYW, from the coding sequence ATGCGCAGCGTCAGCGACATCGATTTCGGGCGGTTGACCGGCCGGGCGTTCCACCCGTCGCCGGTGGCCTGGGAGGACGAGGTCCTCTACTTCCTGATGGTGGACCGTTTCTCGAACGGGCGGGAGCGCGACTGGCGGGACAACGACGGCGTCGCGGTCGCGTTCGGCGAGACCCCGCGGCTGCGGCCGGAGAACCACGGCAACGCGATGGGCACCGAGGCGGAGCGCGCGGCCTGGCGCCACGCGGGCGAGCGGTTCACCGGCGGCACGCTGCGCGGGCTGCGCGGCAAGCTCGGCTACCTGCGGCGGCTGGGGATCACGGCGGTGTGGGTGAGCCCGGTCCTCAAGCAGGTGCCGGGCGTGGAGAGCTACCACGGGTACGGTACGCAGGACTTCCTCGACGTCGACCCGCACTTCGGCACGCCGGAGGACCTGCGCGACCTGGTGACGGCCGCGCACGGCATGGGCATCCGGGTGATCCTCGACGTGGTGCTCAACCACACCGGCGACGTCTTCGACTACGCGGTACCGGCGCCGGTCTGCGACAGCACCACGGTCTATCCGGTCGCCGGCTTCCGGGACACCGACGGCAAGCCGGCGCTGCCGATCGGGCCGCTGACCGACCGGGACACCGGCGTCTGGCCCGCGGAGCTGCAGACGCTGGACGCGTTCACCCGCCAGGGCCGGATCCAGGACTGGGACCGCTGGCCGGAATACCTCCGCGGTGATTTCCAGACGTTGAAGGACGTGTCGCTGCTGCGGCCGGACGGCGGGCCCTCCCCCGCGCTGGTCGCGCTGACCCAGGCGTACCAGTACTGGCTGGCCTTCGCGGATCTCGACGGTTTCCGGGTGGACACGGTCAAGCACATGGACCCGTCCGCGGCCCGCTACTTCGCGTCCGCGATCCACGAGTTCGCGGCCAGCATCGGCAAGGAGAACTTCTACCTGATCGCGGAGATCACCGGGCCGCGCTCGTTCGCGTTCCAGACGCTGCAGGCGGTCGGGATGGACGCGGCGCTCGGCATCGCGGACGTGCAGGACCACCTGGAGTGGCTGGTCAAGGGCCGGCGGAACCCGGTCGACTACTTCGGGCTGTTCCGGGACGCGCTGCAGGACGGCAAGGACTCGCACGCCTGGTACCGCAACCGTGTGGTCACCGGCTACGACGACCACGACCAGGTGCGCAAGGGCGCGTCGAAGGCGCGGTTCGCGGCCACCGAGCACGGTGACCGGCTGGCCGTGGCCGCGCTCGCGCTGAACGCGGCCACGCTCGGCATCCCGTGCGTCTACTACGGCAGCGAGCAGCTGTTCGACGGCGCGGGTGGCGACGACAGGTACGTCCGGGAGGCGATGTTCGGCGGCGCGTTCGGGCCGTTCCGCAGCCGCGGCCGGCACGCGTTCGACGAGGACCATCCGGTCTACCGGCAGCTGGCCCGGATCCTGGCGCTGCGCCGCCGGGTGCCCGCGCTGCGCCGCGGCCGGCAATATCTGCGCCCGATCTCCGGCGACGGCTCGTCCTTCGGCCCGCCACGGATCATCGGCGACGGCCCGATGCGGTCGATCGTGCCCTGGTCACGGATCTTCGCCGGCCACGAGGTGCTCTGCGCGATCAACACGGATCCGTTCACACCGCGTACCGCGTGGGTGACCCTGGATCGTGATCTGCACCCGCCCGGCAGCGAGCTGACCTGCCGATTCAACACCGACGAACACCTCGAGGGTACGGTCGTGAGCGCGGAACCCCGCAACGGCAGCGCGATCCCGGTCACCGTGCCGGCGGGCGGGTTCGTGGCGTATTGGTGA
- a CDS encoding beta-ketoacyl-[acyl-carrier-protein] synthase family protein, whose translation MLESRDGRRVVVTGVGVVAPCGIGAAGFWDGLSKPVPPSVTREVTGLDPTAIGLSKVEIRRLDRFAQLALVAAHEAIGDAGLADPADRDGERTGVLIGCGIGGAWSWEAQVRLIDEKGPSRVSPLTVPMVMPNAAAGAVSMRWGLAGPCETISTACATGTQSIGNAARWIAAGRADTVVAGGTESCLTGVNLAGFGNMRALSPTGVSRPFDADRDGFCAAEGAGILVLEEYSRAVARGARIYAEIAGVGSGADAYHITAPSPGGRGAARCMREALDDGGVRPSEVTHINAHGTSTPLNDAGEAEAIAAVFGDHKPAVTSIKGVTGHSLGGAGAIEAAALSLTFAHRALPPTIGTTTVDPALDIDVVLSPREWEPAPALTNSFGFGGHNATLLFTPVA comes from the coding sequence ATGCTCGAGTCTCGGGACGGACGACGGGTCGTGGTCACCGGCGTCGGCGTGGTGGCACCGTGCGGAATCGGCGCGGCCGGCTTCTGGGACGGACTCTCCAAACCCGTGCCACCGTCCGTCACCCGCGAGGTGACCGGCCTCGACCCCACCGCCATCGGCCTGTCCAAGGTGGAGATCCGCCGCCTCGACCGGTTCGCCCAGCTCGCCCTGGTCGCGGCGCACGAGGCGATCGGCGACGCCGGCCTGGCCGACCCCGCCGACCGCGACGGTGAGCGCACCGGCGTGCTGATCGGCTGCGGCATCGGCGGCGCCTGGTCATGGGAGGCGCAGGTCCGGCTGATAGACGAGAAGGGCCCGTCCCGGGTCTCGCCGCTGACCGTCCCCATGGTCATGCCGAACGCGGCCGCCGGCGCCGTCTCCATGCGCTGGGGCCTGGCCGGGCCCTGCGAGACCATCTCCACCGCGTGCGCCACCGGCACCCAGTCCATCGGCAACGCGGCCCGCTGGATCGCCGCCGGCCGCGCCGACACCGTCGTCGCCGGTGGCACCGAATCCTGCCTGACCGGCGTCAACCTGGCCGGCTTCGGCAACATGCGCGCGCTCTCCCCGACCGGCGTGTCGCGTCCGTTCGACGCGGACCGGGACGGCTTCTGCGCGGCCGAGGGGGCGGGGATCCTGGTGCTCGAGGAGTACTCGCGGGCCGTGGCCCGCGGGGCGCGCATCTACGCCGAGATCGCCGGCGTCGGTTCCGGCGCCGACGCCTACCACATCACCGCGCCGTCTCCGGGCGGCCGCGGCGCGGCGCGGTGCATGCGTGAGGCGCTGGACGACGGTGGCGTCAGGCCGTCCGAGGTCACGCACATCAACGCGCACGGCACGTCCACGCCGCTCAACGACGCCGGGGAGGCCGAGGCGATCGCCGCGGTCTTCGGCGACCACAAGCCCGCCGTAACGTCGATCAAGGGCGTGACCGGTCACTCGCTGGGCGGCGCCGGGGCGATCGAGGCGGCGGCGCTGTCGCTGACGTTCGCACACCGCGCGCTCCCGCCGACGATCGGCACGACGACGGTGGATCCGGCCCTGGACATCGACGTGGTCCTGTCGCCCCGCGAGTGGGAGCCGGCGCCCGCGCTGACGAACAGCTTCGGCTTCGGCGGCCACAACGCCACGCTGCTCTTCACCCCGGTGGCGTAA
- a CDS encoding Na+/H+ antiporter produces MALVLGGLVVVMVANAVAHRSGLPASVLLVCAGIGYGYLPGPNLELHPDVVLYLVIPPLLYAAALESSLTAIKRNMRTVLGLSVGLVLATALLVGLGLDLFVTGVTLAAGLAVGAAVAPPDPVAALSIGRKAGLPPRLITLVEGEGLLNDATALTILKVAVLATVSGHLSVGHAVGEFALMAAGGLAIGLASAWLLGQVRRRITDPLIDTAMSLGTPFAVFLVAEEIHVSGVLAVVVCGLWLGHRAPSMTTSRSRLQSRPVWHFVEYLLEGYVFVLIGQQLPSVLRALGDYSWTTIASAAAITLAVVLLLRPIWLYVMAHLPGRMHARLGGDPNRNNPPLSMRELTALTWAGTRGVITLAAVFTLPAATPNRPLLLFCAYIVVLVTLIGQGLTFAPLLRALRIPGTDVSRARTRNEARAAAMEAAVARLDELEESDDPAIHASLPGARRLAEARLQRYRDRLAMLNATEDEALPVNEEYRAAQRARREMITAQREELLAWRDSGMLADADLRILERELDHEESILPAPGKH; encoded by the coding sequence ATGGCACTGGTCCTCGGTGGGCTCGTGGTGGTGATGGTGGCGAACGCCGTCGCGCACCGCAGTGGCCTGCCGGCCTCGGTACTGCTGGTGTGCGCGGGTATCGGGTACGGCTATCTACCCGGGCCGAATCTCGAACTCCACCCTGATGTCGTGCTCTACCTGGTCATTCCGCCGCTGCTGTACGCGGCCGCGCTGGAGTCCAGCCTCACCGCGATCAAGCGCAACATGCGTACCGTGCTGGGTCTGTCCGTGGGTCTGGTCCTGGCGACCGCGTTGCTCGTCGGCCTCGGCCTGGACCTGTTCGTGACCGGTGTGACGCTCGCGGCCGGCCTGGCCGTGGGTGCGGCGGTGGCACCTCCGGATCCGGTCGCGGCGCTGTCGATCGGCCGGAAGGCGGGCCTGCCGCCACGGCTGATCACGCTGGTCGAGGGCGAAGGGCTGCTGAATGACGCGACCGCGCTGACGATCCTGAAGGTCGCGGTGCTGGCGACGGTCAGCGGGCATCTGTCGGTGGGGCACGCGGTGGGCGAGTTCGCACTGATGGCGGCCGGTGGTCTCGCGATCGGCCTGGCGTCGGCCTGGCTGCTCGGGCAGGTCCGCCGCCGGATCACGGATCCGCTGATCGACACGGCGATGTCACTGGGTACGCCGTTCGCGGTGTTCCTGGTCGCCGAGGAGATCCACGTCTCGGGTGTGCTGGCCGTGGTGGTCTGCGGTCTGTGGCTGGGTCACCGGGCGCCGTCGATGACGACGAGCCGTTCACGGTTGCAGTCCCGGCCGGTGTGGCACTTCGTGGAGTACCTGCTCGAGGGGTACGTGTTCGTGCTGATCGGCCAGCAGTTGCCGTCCGTGCTGCGCGCGCTCGGCGACTACTCGTGGACCACGATCGCCTCCGCGGCAGCGATCACGCTCGCGGTGGTGCTGCTGCTGCGGCCGATCTGGCTGTACGTGATGGCGCACCTGCCGGGCCGCATGCACGCACGGCTGGGCGGCGACCCGAACCGGAACAACCCGCCGCTGTCGATGCGCGAGCTGACCGCGCTGACCTGGGCGGGCACCCGGGGGGTGATCACGCTGGCCGCGGTGTTCACGCTCCCGGCGGCGACGCCGAACCGGCCGCTGCTGCTGTTCTGCGCGTACATCGTGGTGCTGGTGACGTTGATCGGGCAGGGTCTGACGTTCGCGCCGCTGCTGCGCGCGCTGCGGATCCCGGGCACGGACGTGAGCCGGGCCCGGACCCGCAACGAGGCCCGTGCGGCCGCGATGGAGGCCGCGGTGGCCCGGCTGGACGAGCTGGAGGAGTCGGACGACCCGGCGATCCACGCGTCGTTGCCGGGCGCACGGCGGCTGGCCGAGGCCCGGTTGCAGCGTTACCGGGACCGGCTGGCCATGCTGAACGCGACCGAGGACGAGGCACTGCCGGTCAACGAGGAGTACCGGGCCGCGCAGCGGGCCCGGCGCGAGATGATCACGGCGCAGCGCGAGGAGCTGCTGGCCTGGCGGGACTCCGGCATGCTGGCGGACGCGGACCTGCGGATCCTGGAGCGCGAGCTGGACCACGAGGAGAGCATCCTCCCGGCGCCCGGCAAGCACTGA
- a CDS encoding ABC transporter ATP-binding protein, with the protein MIISVSGVSRNYGDVEAVKGVSFTANRGELVAVRGRSGAGKTTLLNMVGGLDRPSSGQIVIDGHDVTAASEKELLDLRRTTIGFVFQSFGLIPILSAAENVSVPLRLNKQLAAVRDERISLLLELVGLGGHANQRPYELSGGQQQRVAVARALANDPPLLIADEPTGQLDSETGRSIMDLLRALVASRGMCVLVATHDPTLIDLADRVLTLRDGRLAEAPVPAL; encoded by the coding sequence ATGATCATCTCAGTGTCCGGTGTGAGCCGAAATTACGGTGACGTCGAGGCCGTTAAGGGCGTGTCATTCACCGCGAACCGGGGCGAACTGGTCGCGGTCCGCGGCCGGTCCGGCGCCGGCAAGACCACGCTGCTCAACATGGTCGGGGGTCTGGACCGGCCGTCGTCCGGGCAGATCGTGATCGACGGGCACGACGTGACGGCCGCGTCCGAGAAGGAGCTGCTCGACCTGCGCCGCACCACGATCGGCTTCGTGTTCCAGTCGTTCGGCCTGATCCCGATCCTGTCCGCGGCGGAGAACGTCAGCGTGCCGCTGCGTCTCAACAAACAGCTGGCGGCGGTACGCGACGAGCGCATCTCGCTGCTGCTGGAGCTGGTCGGTCTCGGCGGTCACGCGAACCAGCGGCCGTACGAGCTGTCCGGCGGCCAGCAGCAGCGCGTCGCGGTGGCCCGCGCGCTGGCCAACGACCCGCCACTGCTGATCGCGGACGAGCCGACCGGCCAGCTCGACTCGGAGACCGGGCGGTCCATCATGGACCTGCTGCGCGCGCTGGTCGCCTCGCGCGGCATGTGCGTCCTGGTCGCCACGCACGACCCGACGCTGATCGACCTGGCCGACCGCGTCCTCACCCTGCGCGACGGCCGCCTGGCCGAGGCCCCGGTCCCGGCCCTCTGA
- a CDS encoding ABC transporter ATP-binding protein: MAAPDLATLQRRAAERAAARAGGTDRLRGHIVCDGLVRIFKTEGVEVFALQGLDLVVDRGELIAIVGASGSGKSTMLNVLSGLDVPTAGIARVAGYDLLTMSPRRRLTYRRHTVGFIWQQTARNLLPYLTARENVELPQQLARRGRGAGRRAQELLDMLGVGELANRRPGEMSGGQQQRVAVAVAVANNPEVLFADEPTGELDEATAAEVFGALRTINAELGVTVVIVTHDHSVSSQVRRTVQIRDGRTSAEVRRSARLSEDGVEELITEEYAVIDRSGRLQLPATFVDELALRERVKLTLEPDHVAVFPGQEK; the protein is encoded by the coding sequence ATGGCGGCCCCGGATCTGGCCACGCTGCAGCGACGGGCGGCCGAACGCGCCGCCGCGCGGGCGGGCGGCACCGACCGGCTGCGCGGGCACATCGTCTGCGACGGCCTGGTGCGCATCTTCAAGACCGAGGGCGTGGAGGTCTTCGCGCTCCAGGGCCTGGACCTGGTCGTCGACCGCGGCGAGCTGATCGCGATCGTCGGCGCGTCCGGCTCCGGCAAGTCGACCATGCTGAACGTGCTGTCCGGCCTGGACGTGCCGACCGCCGGCATCGCCCGGGTGGCCGGCTACGACCTGCTCACCATGTCGCCGCGCAGGAGGCTGACCTATCGGCGGCACACGGTCGGGTTCATCTGGCAGCAGACCGCGCGGAACCTGCTGCCCTACCTGACCGCGAGGGAGAACGTGGAGCTGCCGCAGCAGCTGGCCCGGCGTGGGCGTGGTGCGGGCAGGCGCGCGCAGGAGCTGCTCGACATGCTCGGCGTGGGGGAACTGGCGAACCGGCGGCCGGGCGAGATGTCCGGCGGCCAGCAGCAGCGCGTCGCGGTCGCGGTCGCGGTGGCGAACAACCCGGAGGTGCTGTTCGCGGACGAGCCGACCGGTGAGCTGGACGAGGCCACGGCCGCGGAGGTGTTCGGCGCGCTCCGCACGATCAACGCGGAGCTGGGCGTCACCGTCGTCATCGTCACCCACGACCACTCGGTGTCCTCGCAGGTCCGCCGCACGGTGCAGATCCGCGACGGCCGGACCTCGGCGGAGGTGCGCCGGTCCGCACGCCTTTCCGAGGACGGCGTGGAGGAGCTGATCACCGAGGAGTACGCGGTGATCGACCGCAGCGGCCGGCTGCAGCTGCCCGCCACGTTCGTCGACGAGCTGGCGCTGCGCGAGCGCGTCAAGCTCACGCTCGAACCCGACCACGTCGCCGTCTTCCCGGGGCAGGAAAAATGA
- a CDS encoding ABC transporter permease, whose product MRATAGYLALLAALGLVASLLVSGVPRLANGFTDDGLRADVAGLRTQARDLTYSVEPAIEGRVRVSGAEARLAEYRVALPAPLPGAIGQSWFAAQVGGGAGGPGKPAVTVVQGRFDTPCAPSLAFRYQGGVADRIRITAGRAPDTAARGPVEVMVSEEAAFRLGVEAGSTFTVIGAAETPVGAEVVGVYAPLDATAPDWDNVVLATVACGPASTDTTWRATMLTDADGLGAAADGTRMLAYEWRYRVDEARLSADGLPPLITAVAEAKRTPPGEGLRLTTSLDREFVDFQGRQRAVAALLAVVLSGMVATLLGLIVLAARLAVDRRRDELSLLRARGGTGTTIGLRTLAETAVVVPIAVLAGWAAGMLLPGRAEAGEWWSVLGIGLVATLSVPVLAMTMRAGFLGSRQDLTAQRPSPRRLAAEGFLLLLAVLGVVVLRRRGLSQDVGVDPFLASVPVLLALAAALVAVRVVPWPLRRVGRFASRSRSVVPFLGLARAGRAAPVSLGPLAVLVVAITTGVFTSVVTSTIGYARDRAADTAVAGDAQLTGYAFGPRTASELAGLNGVTSVVPLSVESGVRLQDRLGTGSHEIIQAQQVVVDGPAMARVLRDSGRGVTLPPVLLDSARVATDDAPVPAVVSPSVAAEVGETGATEVQGRRYAFRVAAVVDSLPGLDMGARAFIALPAAALPLPRNGEIVPNRFLIAGDGFSTEELTTTGDQGQLDYFAGVFGREVPDTQLERRATVITWAGYRAAMEAGGVNGVLSFTFAAGAIGATLLALLAVGFTVLADAAGRGRTLSRLRTMGLSAGQGRGLLIYELLPLVAVAVLAGGAVGIALPQVLGPALGLGGFTAGAPVRTHVDLVLVSGVPLLMVLALLLALLVESGLNRRMRLGEVLRLGEEN is encoded by the coding sequence GTGAGGGCGACAGCCGGCTACCTCGCATTGCTGGCCGCGCTGGGCCTGGTGGCGTCGCTGCTGGTCAGCGGCGTGCCCCGGCTGGCGAACGGGTTCACCGACGACGGGCTGCGCGCGGACGTGGCCGGGCTGCGCACCCAGGCGCGCGACCTCACCTACAGCGTCGAACCGGCCATCGAGGGCAGGGTGCGGGTCTCCGGTGCGGAGGCGCGCCTGGCGGAGTACCGCGTGGCGTTGCCCGCGCCGTTGCCCGGGGCGATCGGCCAGAGCTGGTTCGCCGCGCAGGTCGGCGGCGGTGCCGGCGGCCCGGGAAAGCCCGCGGTGACCGTGGTGCAGGGCCGGTTCGACACGCCCTGCGCACCGAGTCTGGCGTTCCGCTACCAGGGCGGCGTCGCCGACCGGATCCGGATCACCGCCGGCCGGGCGCCGGACACGGCCGCGCGCGGGCCGGTCGAGGTGATGGTGTCCGAGGAGGCCGCGTTCCGGCTCGGTGTGGAGGCCGGCTCCACGTTCACCGTGATCGGCGCGGCCGAGACCCCGGTCGGCGCCGAGGTCGTCGGCGTCTATGCGCCGCTGGACGCGACCGCGCCGGACTGGGACAACGTCGTGCTGGCCACGGTCGCCTGCGGGCCGGCGTCGACGGACACCACCTGGCGCGCCACCATGCTGACCGACGCGGACGGCCTCGGCGCAGCGGCGGACGGTACCCGGATGCTCGCCTACGAGTGGCGGTACCGGGTCGACGAGGCCCGGCTGAGCGCGGACGGCCTTCCGCCGCTGATCACCGCGGTCGCCGAGGCCAAGCGCACGCCACCGGGCGAGGGCCTGCGGCTGACCACCTCGCTGGACCGGGAGTTCGTGGACTTCCAGGGCCGGCAGCGCGCGGTCGCGGCGCTGCTCGCGGTGGTGCTCTCCGGCATGGTCGCCACGCTGCTCGGCCTGATCGTGCTCGCGGCCCGGCTGGCCGTGGATCGGCGGCGCGACGAGCTGTCGCTGTTGCGCGCCCGCGGCGGTACCGGCACCACGATCGGCCTGCGCACGCTCGCCGAGACCGCGGTGGTGGTGCCGATCGCGGTGCTCGCGGGCTGGGCGGCCGGCATGCTGCTGCCCGGCCGTGCGGAGGCGGGGGAGTGGTGGTCCGTGCTCGGCATCGGGCTGGTCGCCACGCTCTCCGTGCCGGTGCTGGCGATGACGATGCGGGCCGGGTTCCTCGGCAGCCGGCAGGATCTGACCGCGCAGCGGCCGTCGCCGCGGCGTCTCGCGGCCGAGGGGTTCCTGCTGCTGCTCGCGGTGCTCGGCGTGGTCGTGCTGCGCCGCCGCGGGCTGAGCCAGGACGTGGGCGTCGACCCGTTCCTGGCGTCCGTGCCGGTGCTGCTCGCGCTCGCGGCCGCGCTCGTCGCGGTGCGCGTGGTCCCGTGGCCGCTGCGCCGGGTCGGCCGGTTCGCGAGCCGGTCCCGCAGCGTGGTGCCGTTCCTCGGCCTCGCGCGGGCCGGCCGGGCCGCGCCGGTCAGCCTCGGCCCGCTCGCGGTGCTGGTCGTGGCGATCACGACCGGCGTCTTCACCAGCGTGGTCACCAGCACCATCGGGTACGCCCGGGACCGCGCCGCGGATACCGCGGTGGCCGGCGACGCGCAGCTGACCGGGTACGCGTTCGGCCCGCGCACCGCCTCGGAGTTGGCAGGCCTCAACGGCGTCACCTCGGTCGTGCCGCTGAGCGTGGAGTCCGGCGTGCGGCTGCAGGACCGGCTCGGCACGGGCAGCCACGAGATCATCCAGGCCCAGCAGGTCGTGGTCGACGGTCCCGCGATGGCGCGGGTGCTGCGCGACAGCGGCCGCGGTGTCACGCTGCCGCCGGTGCTGCTCGACTCGGCTCGGGTCGCCACGGACGACGCACCGGTCCCGGCCGTGGTGTCGCCGTCGGTCGCGGCCGAGGTCGGCGAGACCGGCGCCACCGAGGTGCAGGGCCGCCGGTACGCGTTCCGGGTGGCCGCGGTGGTCGACTCCCTGCCCGGCCTGGACATGGGCGCGCGTGCGTTCATCGCGCTCCCGGCCGCCGCGCTGCCGCTGCCACGCAACGGCGAGATCGTGCCGAACCGGTTCCTGATCGCCGGGGACGGCTTCTCCACCGAGGAGCTGACCACGACCGGGGACCAGGGGCAGCTGGACTACTTCGCCGGGGTGTTCGGCCGCGAGGTGCCGGACACCCAGCTGGAGCGGCGGGCCACGGTCATCACCTGGGCCGGGTACCGGGCCGCGATGGAGGCCGGCGGCGTCAACGGCGTGCTCAGCTTCACGTTCGCCGCCGGTGCGATCGGCGCCACGCTGCTGGCGCTGCTCGCGGTCGGCTTCACCGTGCTGGCCGACGCGGCCGGGCGCGGGCGGACGCTGTCCCGGCTGCGGACCATGGGCCTGTCCGCCGGGCAGGGCCGCGGTCTGCTGATCTACGAGCTGCTGCCGCTGGTCGCGGTGGCGGTGCTCGCCGGTGGCGCGGTCGGGATCGCGTTGCCACAGGTCCTCGGGCCCGCGCTCGGGCTCGGCGGGTTCACGGCCGGTGCTCCCGTCCGTACCCACGTGGATCTTGTTTTGGTGTCGGGTGTTCCGCTGCTCATGGTGCTGGCGCTGCTGCTGGCCCTGCTGGTGGAGAGCGGGCTGAATCGCCGGATGCGCCTCGGCGAGGTGCTCCGCCTCGGAGAGGAGAACTGA